In the genome of Nocardia sp. NBC_00416, one region contains:
- a CDS encoding MFS transporter: MSMEAPQRSTGEAATRLDLTDPTVRTFAQLLVNVLLVSFINFTVWFGITFFVYLQTRSVFATGMIAGIFLVATAATGVWFGSIVDHHRKKSVMQASALVSFGIYAVALVFYSITPGEIWRDPANARLWVFIVLLMAGVIAGGLRTIALPTMVTALFDAQVRDRANGLVGTTTGVSHLVTSVASALLVGWNGMLGVLILAVTVLAAALVHLRRLPLPEALAHAAAAGEPRRVDLRGTIGVIRGIPGMIPLIAFAALNNLLFGGLMALMDPYALSMMSVQAWGAIWGALSGVMILGGLLVARTGTSANPVRLILLINLALWAVMLGFPIRDSATLLIGGLAVFMILMPFAEAAEQTVLQKVVPYERQGRVFGFAQSVEQAASPLTAFLLSPLTQFFFIPFMTDGSGARWIGGWFGTGEARGMALVFVLLGVLGLLFTGYALSSRHYRRLSRSYLAGEDDSRAVTATAELSADTVGA, from the coding sequence ATGAGTATGGAAGCCCCGCAACGCAGCACCGGTGAGGCCGCGACCCGCCTCGACCTCACCGACCCCACCGTCCGGACCTTCGCGCAACTGCTCGTGAACGTTCTGCTGGTGTCGTTCATCAACTTCACCGTGTGGTTCGGCATTACGTTCTTCGTGTACCTGCAGACCCGCTCCGTATTCGCCACCGGGATGATCGCCGGGATCTTCCTGGTGGCCACGGCCGCCACGGGCGTGTGGTTCGGCAGTATCGTCGACCACCATCGCAAGAAGTCCGTGATGCAGGCCTCCGCGCTCGTCTCATTCGGCATCTACGCGGTCGCGCTGGTGTTCTACTCGATCACACCGGGTGAGATATGGCGCGATCCGGCGAATGCGCGACTATGGGTGTTCATCGTGCTCCTGATGGCCGGGGTGATCGCCGGAGGGCTGCGGACGATCGCGCTGCCCACCATGGTCACCGCCCTGTTCGACGCACAGGTCCGGGATCGCGCCAACGGCCTGGTCGGCACGACGACCGGCGTCTCCCACCTGGTCACCTCGGTGGCCAGCGCGCTCCTGGTGGGCTGGAACGGCATGCTGGGCGTCTTGATCCTGGCCGTCACCGTGCTGGCCGCCGCCCTGGTCCACCTGCGACGTCTCCCCCTGCCCGAAGCGCTCGCCCACGCCGCCGCGGCGGGCGAGCCCCGCCGCGTCGACCTGCGCGGGACGATCGGCGTCATCCGCGGAATTCCCGGAATGATCCCGCTCATCGCGTTCGCGGCGCTGAACAACCTGCTGTTCGGCGGCCTGATGGCCCTCATGGATCCGTATGCGCTGTCGATGATGTCGGTACAGGCGTGGGGCGCCATCTGGGGCGCGCTGAGCGGCGTGATGATCCTCGGCGGCCTGCTGGTGGCCCGCACCGGCACCTCCGCGAACCCGGTGCGGCTGATCCTGCTGATCAACCTGGCCCTGTGGGCGGTGATGCTGGGGTTCCCGATCCGGGATTCCGCGACCCTGCTGATCGGCGGTTTGGCCGTGTTCATGATCCTCATGCCGTTCGCCGAAGCCGCCGAACAGACAGTGCTGCAGAAGGTTGTCCCCTATGAGCGGCAGGGCCGGGTCTTCGGTTTCGCGCAGAGCGTGGAACAGGCCGCGTCACCGCTCACTGCGTTCCTGCTCAGTCCACTGACCCAGTTCTTCTTCATCCCCTTCATGACCGACGGGTCGGGCGCGCGATGGATCGGCGGCTGGTTCGGCACCGGCGAGGCCCGGGGCATGGCCCTGGTGTTCGTACTGCTCGGAGTTCTCGGGCTGCTCTTCACCGGGTACGCGCTGAGCAGCAGGCACTATCGCCGCCTGAGTCGGAGTTACCTTGCGGGCGAGGATGATTCGCGTGCGGTCACCGCCACCGCCGAGCTTTCGGCGGACACGGTCGGCGCCTGA
- the erm gene encoding 23S ribosomal RNA methyltransferase Erm, producing the protein MSRTAPGPRPRVSATRKTLSQNFLTDTRTARRIVRSSGIGSRDLVLEIGPGDGILTRHLVVHAGRVLAYEKDPRYARRLAARYCGDHRIQVLLADFRGVAPPPQPFAVVANIPFAVSTDIVRWCLAAHRLTSATLLTQYEFARKHSGDYGRWSKLTITHWPDSTFVLGERIDRREFFPVPRVDGAVLHIARRPVPLLPLASGADYRRLVELGFSGVGGSLAASLRRAHPAQQVAAACRAAGISDDAPVGLVSPDAWLTLFQRLRDTSRRMPATNRPVRRPRPVHRGR; encoded by the coding sequence ATGTCCCGCACTGCCCCGGGTCCGCGTCCCCGCGTGTCCGCGACTCGCAAGACGCTGTCACAGAATTTCCTCACCGATACCCGCACAGCCCGCCGTATCGTGCGCTCCTCGGGTATCGGCAGTCGCGATCTCGTCCTCGAGATCGGCCCCGGTGACGGTATCCTCACCCGCCATCTCGTAGTGCACGCCGGCCGGGTGCTGGCCTACGAGAAGGACCCGCGCTACGCGCGGCGGCTCGCCGCACGCTATTGCGGCGACCACCGGATCCAGGTACTGCTGGCCGACTTCCGCGGCGTGGCCCCGCCACCGCAACCGTTCGCCGTCGTCGCCAACATTCCCTTCGCGGTCAGCACCGATATCGTGCGCTGGTGTCTGGCCGCCCACCGGCTGACCTCGGCCACCCTGCTCACCCAGTACGAATTCGCTCGCAAACACAGCGGCGATTACGGACGGTGGAGCAAACTTACGATCACACACTGGCCGGATTCGACATTCGTGCTGGGCGAGCGGATCGACCGACGCGAATTCTTCCCGGTCCCCCGGGTCGATGGCGCGGTGCTGCACATCGCGCGACGCCCGGTCCCACTGCTCCCGCTCGCATCCGGCGCGGATTACCGGCGACTGGTCGAACTCGGGTTCTCCGGAGTGGGCGGCTCGCTCGCGGCGTCGCTGCGCCGGGCCCACCCTGCCCAGCAGGTGGCCGCAGCCTGCCGAGCTGCCGGAATATCGGACGATGCCCCGGTGGGCCTGGTGTCTCCGGACGCCTGGCTCACGCTCTTTCAGCGTTTACGCGATACGAGCCGCCGCATGCCGGCGACGAACAGACCGGTACGAAGGCCGCGGCCCGTTCACCGGGGTCGGTGA
- a CDS encoding SDR family oxidoreductase has protein sequence MSAPAALITGGTSGIGKATAELLHSRGYRVMVTGVDTFADAGLPEDVVVVRADARSLPDIDQAIDQARLRFGSLDLLFLNAGISRPGPIEATDEGTFDALFDINVKGNFFTLQKALPLLNEGASVVFTVGAGEGVGPAMTAAKGALLPLMRSLAIELAPRRIRVNAVSPGLINTPAYSKMGVSREMIESWAADVPLGRVGTPADIAESVAFLASDAASYITGDNLIISGGMGVHTHP, from the coding sequence ATGTCCGCACCTGCAGCTTTGATCACCGGTGGAACCAGCGGCATCGGCAAGGCAACCGCTGAACTACTCCACTCCCGCGGCTACCGCGTCATGGTCACCGGCGTCGACACGTTCGCCGACGCCGGACTTCCCGAAGATGTCGTGGTGGTCCGGGCCGACGCACGGTCCCTGCCGGACATCGACCAGGCGATCGACCAGGCCCGCCTACGATTCGGTTCCCTCGACCTGCTCTTCCTCAACGCGGGCATCTCCCGCCCCGGCCCCATCGAGGCAACCGACGAAGGCACCTTCGATGCCCTGTTCGACATCAACGTCAAGGGAAACTTCTTCACCCTGCAAAAGGCGCTCCCGCTCCTCAACGAGGGCGCCTCGGTCGTGTTCACCGTGGGTGCCGGCGAAGGGGTCGGACCCGCCATGACAGCGGCCAAGGGTGCGCTGCTGCCCCTCATGCGGTCTCTCGCGATCGAACTCGCCCCCCGCCGCATCCGCGTCAACGCCGTCAGCCCGGGACTGATCAACACCCCCGCCTACAGCAAGATGGGTGTCTCCCGGGAAATGATCGAGTCCTGGGCTGCGGACGTCCCGCTCGGCCGCGTCGGTACTCCCGCCGACATCGCCGAAAGCGTGGCCTTCCTCGCCTCGGACGCCGCGAGTTACATCACCGGCGACAACCTCATCATCTCCGGAGGCATGGGTGTTCACACCCACCCCTGA
- a CDS encoding TetR/AcrR family transcriptional regulator, with protein MKQEAETATGAPTTLWDRTRQLATREILETALRLFTEQGYVETTTAQIAREAGVSQRTLFRYFPAKEDLLGGNQDRFGLVLTAAISEQPTEASAWEALRAGVAAAQALHETREQALERFRLLHNTAALRAGWLEKRLRFQEDLLPLIKARMDTAAGSADARARAVIATAFACLDAASMAWVDNDGKGDIMDLYDECLAAVRG; from the coding sequence ATGAAGCAGGAAGCCGAGACAGCAACGGGCGCACCGACCACGCTGTGGGACCGGACACGGCAGCTGGCCACCCGAGAAATCCTCGAAACGGCCCTGCGCCTGTTCACCGAGCAGGGTTACGTCGAGACGACCACCGCCCAGATCGCCCGCGAGGCCGGCGTCTCCCAGCGCACCCTCTTTCGCTACTTCCCCGCCAAGGAAGACCTTCTCGGCGGCAACCAGGACCGGTTCGGACTGGTCCTGACAGCCGCGATCAGCGAACAACCCACCGAAGCCAGTGCCTGGGAGGCCCTGCGCGCAGGCGTCGCCGCCGCACAGGCCCTGCACGAGACCCGCGAGCAGGCCCTGGAGCGGTTCCGGCTCCTGCACAACACCGCCGCCCTGCGCGCCGGTTGGCTCGAAAAGCGACTGCGCTTCCAGGAAGACCTGCTGCCACTGATCAAGGCGCGCATGGACACTGCGGCCGGCAGCGCGGACGCGAGGGCCCGCGCAGTGATCGCGACAGCGTTCGCATGCCTGGATGCCGCATCGATGGCCTGGGTCGACAACGACGGCAAGGGCGACATCATGGACCTGTACGACGAGTGCCTGGCTGCGGTGCGCGGCTGA
- the thpD gene encoding ectoine hydroxylase — MVDNRIDRYPTRTAERLPRQERHDATVWGRMGNAELAAFDTDGYAILDRLLAPEEVAEYAAEIDRLASDPELRGDDRLIVEKSSRQVRSVFQVHTLSPAVAELVRESRVVDLARQVLGSDVYIHQSRVNYLPGFGTGFYWHSDFETWHAEDGMPSPRAVSLSIALTDNYPYNGSLMVMPGSHRTFVPCQGATPDDHYRESLREQEIGVPSRADITELAHKYGITQFTGPAGSALLFDSNIMHASGNNITPFPRSNIFLVFNSVENTLEKPFAAPARRPAYIADREFAPV, encoded by the coding sequence TTGGTTGACAATCGGATCGATCGCTATCCGACCAGAACCGCCGAGCGCTTGCCGCGGCAGGAGCGGCACGACGCTACTGTGTGGGGCCGGATGGGCAACGCGGAACTGGCTGCGTTCGATACCGACGGATACGCGATTCTGGATCGTTTGCTGGCACCCGAGGAGGTGGCCGAATACGCCGCCGAGATCGATCGGCTGGCGAGCGATCCGGAATTGCGGGGTGACGACCGGCTCATCGTGGAGAAATCGTCGCGGCAGGTGCGCTCGGTATTCCAGGTGCACACACTGAGTCCGGCGGTGGCGGAGCTGGTGCGAGAATCCCGGGTGGTCGACCTGGCCCGGCAGGTACTGGGATCGGATGTGTACATCCACCAGAGCCGGGTCAACTACCTACCCGGATTCGGCACCGGCTTCTACTGGCATTCCGATTTCGAGACCTGGCACGCCGAAGACGGTATGCCCTCGCCTCGCGCGGTCAGCCTGTCCATCGCGTTGACCGACAACTACCCGTACAACGGCAGCCTCATGGTGATGCCGGGATCGCACCGGACGTTCGTACCCTGTCAGGGCGCGACACCGGACGACCACTATCGGGAGTCACTGCGTGAGCAGGAGATCGGTGTGCCGAGCCGGGCCGATATCACCGAACTGGCCCACAAGTACGGGATAACCCAGTTCACCGGTCCGGCCGGTTCGGCGCTGCTGTTCGACTCGAACATCATGCACGCGTCCGGCAACAACATCACGCCGTTCCCGCGGTCGAATATCTTCCTGGTGTTCAACAGTGTCGAGAACACCCTGGAGAAACCGTTCGCCGCCCCGGCCCGGCGGCCGGCGTATATCGCCGACCGCGAGTTCGCGCCGGTGTAG
- a CDS encoding ectoine synthase, with amino-acid sequence MIVRTTEEITGTHRDVGAESWRSKRIVLGGDGVGFSFHETTIEPGTTHVFHYQNHVEAVWLVEGEGTLTDLTNDRTYDLAPGTMYLLNGHEKHEVRTRTRMRMLCVFNPPVTGQEVHDENGVYPLIAVPAD; translated from the coding sequence ATGATCGTGCGCACCACCGAAGAGATCACCGGCACCCATCGTGATGTCGGCGCCGAAAGCTGGCGGAGCAAACGGATTGTGCTGGGCGGTGACGGGGTCGGATTCTCGTTCCACGAGACCACCATCGAGCCCGGTACCACCCACGTCTTCCACTATCAGAACCATGTGGAAGCGGTCTGGCTGGTGGAGGGTGAAGGCACCCTCACCGATCTGACCAACGATCGCACCTACGATCTCGCCCCGGGCACGATGTACCTGCTCAACGGGCACGAGAAGCACGAGGTGCGGACACGGACACGGATGCGGATGCTGTGCGTGTTCAATCCCCCTGTCACGGGGCAGGAGGTGCACGACGAGAACGGCGTCTATCCGTTGATCGCCGTTCCGGCCGACTGA
- the ectB gene encoding diaminobutyrate--2-oxoglutarate transaminase: MITAETTIFDDIESNVRGYCRSWPTVFETAQGAWLRDEAGKDFLDFFAGAGALNYGHNNPLLKSALVDYIAGDGITHGLDMSTVAKRKLLETVRDTLLAPRGLDYKVQFPGPTGANAVEAALKLARKVTGRQTILSFTNAFHGMTLGALSVTGNSMKRAGAGVPLNHATPMPYDGYFDGTTADFQWMERVLDDSSSGLDRPAAVIVETVQGEGGVNLARAEWLRHLASLCSARGILLIVDDVQMGCGRTGPFFSFETAGITPDIVTLSKSIGGYGLPMALVLFKPEHDVWSPGEHNGTFRGNNPSFVTAQVALEHYWSDDVLEKSTVAKGKRVATALNEIAVAVPGVSTRGRGLVHGLVFEDASQAGKVCQVTFERGLLTETSGASDEVVKLLPPLTIADDELDQGLHILGDAVETVCS; this comes from the coding sequence ATGATTACCGCCGAAACGACGATTTTCGACGACATCGAATCCAATGTGCGGGGTTACTGCCGCTCCTGGCCGACGGTCTTCGAGACCGCGCAGGGCGCCTGGCTCCGTGACGAGGCCGGCAAGGACTTCCTCGATTTCTTCGCCGGTGCGGGCGCGTTGAACTACGGCCACAACAATCCGCTGCTCAAGTCGGCGCTGGTCGACTACATCGCCGGTGACGGCATCACGCACGGCCTGGACATGTCCACGGTGGCCAAGCGCAAACTGCTCGAGACCGTCCGCGACACCCTGCTGGCGCCGCGCGGCCTCGACTACAAGGTGCAGTTCCCCGGCCCGACCGGGGCCAACGCGGTCGAGGCGGCACTCAAGCTGGCCCGCAAGGTGACCGGGCGCCAGACGATCCTCAGCTTCACCAATGCCTTCCACGGCATGACGCTGGGCGCTTTATCGGTGACCGGTAACTCCATGAAGCGCGCGGGCGCGGGTGTGCCGCTGAACCACGCCACTCCGATGCCCTACGACGGGTACTTCGACGGCACCACCGCCGACTTCCAGTGGATGGAGCGGGTGCTCGACGACTCGTCGTCCGGCCTGGACCGTCCGGCGGCGGTCATCGTGGAAACGGTGCAGGGCGAGGGCGGCGTGAACCTGGCGCGGGCCGAATGGCTGCGCCATCTGGCTTCGCTGTGCTCCGCCCGCGGCATCCTGCTGATCGTGGACGATGTTCAGATGGGTTGCGGCCGTACCGGCCCGTTCTTCTCCTTCGAGACGGCCGGTATCACTCCCGATATCGTGACCCTCTCCAAGTCGATCGGCGGATACGGCTTACCCATGGCGTTGGTGCTGTTCAAGCCCGAACACGATGTGTGGTCACCGGGCGAGCACAACGGCACCTTCCGCGGTAACAATCCGTCCTTCGTGACCGCGCAGGTGGCGCTCGAGCACTATTGGTCCGATGATGTATTGGAGAAGTCCACCGTCGCCAAGGGCAAGCGGGTGGCCACGGCACTCAACGAGATCGCCGTGGCCGTTCCGGGGGTGTCCACTCGGGGCCGCGGCCTGGTGCACGGCCTGGTCTTCGAAGACGCCTCGCAGGCCGGGAAGGTTTGCCAGGTCACGTTCGAACGTGGACTGCTGACCGAGACCTCGGGTGCGTCGGACGAAGTAGTCAAACTGCTGCCGCCGCTGACCATCGCCGATGACGAACTCGACCAGGGTCTGCACATCCTGGGCGATGCCGTCGAAACCGTCTGCAGCTGA
- the ectA gene encoding diaminobutyrate acetyltransferase, whose product MPLHTESTQTAGTAGTGSTSSSAATDAEPASSGVVLRAPRITDAARLWQIADESKVLDVNSSYAYLLWCRDFAATSVVVESEGRVVGFVTGYSRPETPGTLFVWQVAVDADQRGRGLGVAMLDWLVATVTAPGHPAGGAVEALETTVSPDNPASIAMFASLARRRGADMVRSDLFGPDLFPDSHAAEDLYHISPIARKNERDH is encoded by the coding sequence ATGCCTTTACACACTGAGTCCACGCAGACCGCCGGCACGGCCGGCACCGGTTCGACCAGTTCATCCGCCGCGACCGATGCGGAGCCCGCCAGTAGCGGCGTGGTCCTGCGGGCACCGCGGATCACCGACGCCGCACGGCTGTGGCAGATCGCCGACGAGTCGAAGGTTCTGGACGTCAATTCGAGCTATGCGTACCTGCTGTGGTGTCGCGATTTCGCCGCCACATCGGTAGTCGTCGAGAGCGAAGGCCGCGTCGTCGGCTTCGTCACCGGCTATTCGAGACCCGAAACGCCCGGCACCCTGTTCGTATGGCAGGTCGCCGTCGACGCCGACCAGCGTGGCCGTGGCCTGGGGGTCGCCATGCTGGACTGGCTGGTCGCCACCGTCACCGCCCCCGGCCATCCGGCCGGCGGCGCCGTGGAGGCGCTGGAGACCACCGTTTCCCCCGATAATCCCGCCTCGATCGCCATGTTCGCCTCGCTGGCCCGCCGCCGCGGCGCCGACATGGTGCGCAGCGACCTGTTCGGACCGGATCTGTTCCCGGACAGCCACGCCGCCGAGGACCTTTACCACATTTCCCCGATCGCCCGTAAAAACGAAAGGGATCACTGA
- a CDS encoding HAMP domain-containing sensor histidine kinase, giving the protein MSATRVGVDPGRWGLRSRVTTAFAASSGLMALALVLGVFAVLSDESRTFSERIQHRPVLLVGCALVAALVGAGVGVQVSRRMLKPLHDVAAAAALIASGELGTRLPHSNDQDLASTVDSFNRMVESLQRRIDREHRLFGDVSHELRTPLTTLTTAVGVLNRYRDELPSRSRQALDLVSAEVDHLRRLLDDLLALARVEAGMHHGDADQVSVGELVAHTLHDSHRPAELLDVREDVTVLGRKLELERAVVNLLKNADRHGGGVVAVTVLRDGGDAVVEVDDAGPGVAPSDRERIFDRFATSRTGRRSATGGTGIGLALVAETVATHRGRVECADRPGGGARFIIRLPGIEEGEGRFNKPVTRS; this is encoded by the coding sequence ATGAGCGCAACCCGGGTCGGGGTCGATCCGGGTCGCTGGGGCCTGCGCAGCCGGGTGACGACCGCTTTCGCGGCGTCCTCCGGCCTGATGGCGCTGGCCCTTGTCCTGGGGGTCTTCGCCGTGCTCAGTGACGAGAGCCGCACCTTCAGCGAGCGGATCCAGCACCGGCCCGTACTTCTGGTGGGTTGTGCTCTGGTGGCGGCGCTGGTGGGCGCGGGGGTCGGGGTCCAGGTGAGCCGGCGCATGCTGAAACCGCTGCACGATGTCGCCGCGGCCGCGGCTCTGATCGCCTCGGGCGAGCTGGGCACCCGGTTGCCGCACAGCAACGACCAGGACCTGGCCAGCACGGTGGACTCGTTCAACCGGATGGTCGAATCGCTGCAACGGCGCATCGATCGGGAGCACCGGCTGTTCGGTGACGTGAGTCACGAACTCCGGACCCCGTTGACCACCCTGACCACCGCGGTGGGTGTACTGAACCGGTACCGCGACGAGCTGCCGTCTCGATCCCGCCAGGCCTTGGACTTGGTGAGCGCGGAGGTGGATCACCTGCGCCGGCTGCTCGACGATCTGTTGGCTTTGGCCCGGGTCGAAGCGGGTATGCATCACGGGGACGCCGATCAGGTGTCGGTGGGCGAACTGGTCGCGCACACGCTGCACGACAGTCATCGTCCGGCGGAACTGCTCGATGTCCGGGAGGACGTCACCGTTCTCGGACGCAAACTCGAACTCGAACGCGCCGTGGTGAATCTGCTGAAGAACGCGGACCGCCACGGTGGGGGCGTGGTCGCGGTGACGGTGCTGCGCGACGGCGGTGACGCCGTGGTGGAGGTGGACGACGCCGGCCCGGGCGTCGCGCCGTCGGACCGGGAACGCATATTCGATCGTTTCGCGACCTCGCGCACGGGCCGTCGTTCCGCCACGGGCGGAACGGGTATCGGCCTGGCGTTGGTCGCCGAAACAGTAGCCACGCACCGGGGCCGGGTGGAGTGCGCGGACCGTCCCGGTGGGGGCGCCCGTTTCATAATCCGGCTACCGGGTATCGAAGAAGGAGAGGGTCGCTTTAACAAGCCTGTAACACGATCGTAA
- a CDS encoding response regulator transcription factor — protein MSANLMIVEDDDRVRGALRLAMEDEGYDVAEAEEAEAALTHLRTIGVPDVMIVDLMLGGMDGFTCIREIRRDHDVPIIVVSARDDTHDVVAALEAGADDFVTKPFEIKEITARMRALRRRARLSVERDMPIEVVLDADPDRPLILSPDGGAVRRGDEEINLTITEFRLLCELADAPGRVLSRDVLLERVWDRGFFGDERIVDVHMRRLRTKIERDPSDPQIVVTVRGLGYRLDVQR, from the coding sequence TTGAGCGCGAACCTGATGATCGTGGAAGACGACGACCGGGTCAGGGGTGCTCTGCGCCTGGCCATGGAGGACGAGGGCTACGACGTCGCGGAGGCCGAGGAAGCCGAGGCCGCGCTCACCCATCTGCGCACGATCGGCGTGCCCGATGTGATGATCGTCGATCTGATGCTCGGCGGTATGGACGGGTTCACCTGTATCCGGGAGATACGCCGGGATCACGACGTCCCGATCATCGTGGTCAGCGCTCGCGACGATACGCACGACGTGGTGGCGGCCCTGGAGGCCGGCGCCGACGATTTCGTGACCAAACCCTTCGAGATCAAGGAGATCACCGCTCGGATGCGGGCGCTGCGCCGGAGAGCGCGGCTGTCGGTGGAGCGGGATATGCCGATCGAAGTGGTACTGGACGCCGATCCCGATCGCCCCTTGATCCTGTCCCCCGACGGGGGCGCGGTCCGGCGGGGCGACGAAGAAATCAACCTCACCATCACCGAATTCCGGCTGCTGTGCGAACTCGCCGACGCGCCGGGCCGGGTGCTGAGCCGCGATGTGCTGCTCGAACGGGTCTGGGACCGCGGTTTCTTCGGTGACGAACGCATCGTCGACGTGCACATGCGCCGGTTGCGCACCAAAATCGAGCGGGATCCGTCCGACCCGCAGATCGTGGTCACCGTCCGTGGCCTCGGTTATCGGCTGGACGTACAGCGCTAA
- a CDS encoding PP2C family protein-serine/threonine phosphatase, producing MTEPVPRVRDTVDTRRRAAAAEVTVARQIPASGIHRVALPDDELAEVVCVNCGTQSRGPRCRSCERPHRIQDRFEADLGVASLVTDRGILHARNEDAVAAAVVPDDSGQPDVIVLVVCDGVSSSPDPQAASGTAVRTGADACLAALAEDRTPEEATAAGMAAASEAVRNLIGPDGDAPSCTYVSAIVRTEPGGQISVTVSNIGDSRAYWLASGDPATEQPARPGYPGMLAGAQKLTVDDSWAQTLIEAGAMDERAAMADPRAHTLMRWLGADAGQQPWSGDSIRTYHVDTPGVLLLCTDGLWNYLPGPADLAQRALGVPTTEAARALVDYAVVCGGSDNITVALAPISGVG from the coding sequence GTGACCGAACCCGTACCGCGCGTGCGCGATACCGTCGATACTCGGCGCCGGGCCGCGGCGGCGGAAGTGACCGTTGCGCGGCAGATACCGGCGTCCGGAATCCACCGCGTCGCACTGCCCGACGATGAACTCGCCGAAGTGGTGTGCGTGAACTGCGGAACCCAGAGCCGGGGTCCCAGATGCCGGTCCTGTGAGCGTCCGCATCGCATCCAGGACCGGTTCGAGGCCGACCTGGGCGTCGCGAGTCTGGTCACCGATCGTGGCATCCTGCACGCGCGTAACGAGGACGCCGTGGCCGCGGCGGTGGTTCCGGACGACAGCGGACAACCGGATGTCATCGTGCTGGTGGTGTGCGACGGCGTCTCGTCGTCACCGGATCCGCAGGCCGCGTCGGGAACCGCCGTGCGGACCGGCGCGGACGCCTGTCTGGCGGCTCTGGCGGAAGACCGAACCCCCGAGGAGGCCACTGCCGCGGGGATGGCGGCCGCGTCGGAGGCGGTCCGCAATCTGATCGGCCCGGACGGGGACGCCCCGTCGTGCACCTATGTGTCGGCGATCGTCCGCACCGAACCCGGGGGACAGATCTCGGTCACCGTGTCGAACATCGGTGACAGTCGTGCCTACTGGCTGGCGTCCGGTGATCCCGCGACCGAGCAACCGGCCCGGCCGGGATACCCGGGCATGCTCGCCGGCGCGCAGAAACTCACCGTCGACGATTCGTGGGCGCAGACGCTGATCGAAGCGGGCGCCATGGACGAGCGGGCCGCGATGGCCGATCCCCGAGCGCATACCCTGATGCGCTGGCTGGGTGCCGACGCCGGCCAGCAGCCGTGGTCGGGCGACAGCATCCGGACCTACCACGTGGATACCCCGGGGGTGCTGCTGCTGTGCACCGACGGGCTGTGGAACTACCTGCCGGGCCCGGCCGATCTCGCGCAGCGCGCTCTCGGCGTGCCGACCACCGAGGCGGCGCGGGCACTCGTGGATTACGCCGTCGTCTGCGGCGGAAGCGATAACATCACGGTCGCGCTGGCCCCGATCTCGGGTGTCGGCTGA